In Coregonus clupeaformis isolate EN_2021a chromosome 15, ASM2061545v1, whole genome shotgun sequence, one genomic interval encodes:
- the rpl28 gene encoding 60S ribosomal protein L28 isoform X1: MSSGFRPFLSSSSAERFVNMSSHLQWMVIRNCSSFLIKRNGQTYSTEPNNLKSKNSFRFNGLVHRKTVGVQPAADGKGVVVVLKKRAGQRKPATSYEKITINKNSRATLSSLRHIIRKNNYRKDLRMAALRRASAILMSQKPVVVKKRRSKAAKTA, from the exons ATGTCTTCCGGTTTCCGCCCTTTTCTATCCTCTTCCTCCGCTGAAAG GTTTGTCAACATGTCGTCTCATCTGCAGTGGATGGTCATTAGGAACTGCTCCAGCTTCCTCATCAAGAGAAATGGACAGACCTACAGTACC GAGCCCAACAACCTGAAGTCCAAGAACTCCTTCCGTTTCAACGGCCTAGTGCACAGAAAGACTGTGGGTGTTCAACCTGCAGCTGATGGCAAGGGTGTCGTTGTCGTGCTGAAGAAGCGCGCAG GCCAGCGCAAGCCTGCCACTTCATATGAGAAGATCACCATCAACAAGAACTCCCGCGCCACTCTGAGCAGCCTGAGGCACATCATCCGCAAGAACAACTACAGGAAGGACCTGCGCATG GCTGCGCTGCGTCGTGCCAGTGCCATCCTGATGAGCCAAAAGCCTGTGGTGGTGAAGAAGAGGCGTTCCAAGGCTGCCAAAACCGCATAA
- the rpl28 gene encoding 60S ribosomal protein L28 isoform X2 — MQKFVNMSSHLQWMVIRNCSSFLIKRNGQTYSTEPNNLKSKNSFRFNGLVHRKTVGVQPAADGKGVVVVLKKRAGQRKPATSYEKITINKNSRATLSSLRHIIRKNNYRKDLRMAALRRASAILMSQKPVVVKKRRSKAAKTA; from the exons ATGCAAAA GTTTGTCAACATGTCGTCTCATCTGCAGTGGATGGTCATTAGGAACTGCTCCAGCTTCCTCATCAAGAGAAATGGACAGACCTACAGTACC GAGCCCAACAACCTGAAGTCCAAGAACTCCTTCCGTTTCAACGGCCTAGTGCACAGAAAGACTGTGGGTGTTCAACCTGCAGCTGATGGCAAGGGTGTCGTTGTCGTGCTGAAGAAGCGCGCAG GCCAGCGCAAGCCTGCCACTTCATATGAGAAGATCACCATCAACAAGAACTCCCGCGCCACTCTGAGCAGCCTGAGGCACATCATCCGCAAGAACAACTACAGGAAGGACCTGCGCATG GCTGCGCTGCGTCGTGCCAGTGCCATCCTGATGAGCCAAAAGCCTGTGGTGGTGAAGAAGAGGCGTTCCAAGGCTGCCAAAACCGCATAA
- the rpl28 gene encoding 60S ribosomal protein L28 isoform X3, producing the protein MSSHLQWMVIRNCSSFLIKRNGQTYSTEPNNLKSKNSFRFNGLVHRKTVGVQPAADGKGVVVVLKKRAGQRKPATSYEKITINKNSRATLSSLRHIIRKNNYRKDLRMAALRRASAILMSQKPVVVKKRRSKAAKTA; encoded by the exons ATGTCGTCTCATCTGCAGTGGATGGTCATTAGGAACTGCTCCAGCTTCCTCATCAAGAGAAATGGACAGACCTACAGTACC GAGCCCAACAACCTGAAGTCCAAGAACTCCTTCCGTTTCAACGGCCTAGTGCACAGAAAGACTGTGGGTGTTCAACCTGCAGCTGATGGCAAGGGTGTCGTTGTCGTGCTGAAGAAGCGCGCAG GCCAGCGCAAGCCTGCCACTTCATATGAGAAGATCACCATCAACAAGAACTCCCGCGCCACTCTGAGCAGCCTGAGGCACATCATCCGCAAGAACAACTACAGGAAGGACCTGCGCATG GCTGCGCTGCGTCGTGCCAGTGCCATCCTGATGAGCCAAAAGCCTGTGGTGGTGAAGAAGAGGCGTTCCAAGGCTGCCAAAACCGCATAA